The Antricoccus suffuscus sequence GGCGGCGCTTCCTCTGCGGGTGGCTTTGCGCAATTTCTCACTTACGTCAATCCGGCGTCCAATCTCCCGGGATTCGCGGCCGCCGCAGCTGGGGTCGTCGTGGTCGCGGCCGCTGTCGCCGTCACCGTCGTCGCCACGAGCGGCAACTCACCGGCACCGGTCGCCGAAACACCCGCCGCGCCTGCTACCTCGGCCGTCGCGCCACCAACGACCGCTCAGCCACCGGCACCTGCACCTGCCGTTGTGCCGCCGCCTGTCGCGCCGCCTCCAGCTGCTCCGCCGCCCACGGTCGCAACTGTCCCAGCAACGACCCCTCCGCCTCCCCCTGCGCCCGCGTCTCCGACGTCGATTGCCACGCCGCCACCGGCTCCAATCACTTCGTCGCCGGCACCCATCACGCCAACGCCGCCATCGGTCACGCCGGTTCCGCCAGTCACCCCACCGACAACCACCGAACCACCACTGACTGACACGCCGGACCCTCCGGTCGTACCGGAATCGAGCCTCTCAGTTGATAGTGAGTCTGTCCTCCCATACCCACTCGGCCCGCACGCTCACTTCACCCTGAAAAACACGACCGACCAAGACCTTACGGACGTGACGGTCGCTGTCGACCCAGGGCCGGGCTACAGCAATTGGATGTGTTTTGTCACCTTTGGTATCTGGGACCAGACGCCCACGGCGGCAGGTGACAACGTGGCGGACTGTAGCGGCGCCCAGTTGGTCGCGGTGCCCGGTGCGCTTAATGCTGGTGACGAACTTCGGCTGCATATCGACTTTTACCTCAAGGACGACCCCGCGGCCGAGCCGCCGGCGGAATTGACCGTGACGTTCACGAGCGTCAACGACAAGGACATAGACGAGAAACCCCTCGTCGTACCCATCGAGATCCGGCAGCCCGATACGGGCGCCAATCCACCAGCCGTAGCCGCCGCTGCATCGCCCATGCCAAACGCGGAGACGACTGCCGCACCGCCAATCGTGCCGCAGGCTTCCGCGCTCACACCGACCTCGAACACCACTTCGCCGACCTCGGACGCTGCGCTACCGCCGGTTGGCGAGACATCGGCGCCAGCGCCTTCCGCGGCCGCGACAGATTCAACTACGCCGCCGGCCGATGCGCCGGTCGCGCCGGAGTCGACCACACCGCCCGTCTCCGATACGCCGCCCGCGGCACAAGCGGACTCGCCGCCGGCGACGCCATCAGCGCCGGCATCACAGGGCGCACCAACGGACGCAGGCAGTGCGACGACGACGGATTCTCCCGCAGCCGGCTGAGTCGACTGGCTCTCATTTATATGGGACGATCGGGACCGGTAGTCCGGTACGGATCTTCCCATTAGTGGCGGACAAATCCATTCGGCGTCCAGGGAGTGCGGCCACAAATATGGAAATAAGCGGCATTCTATTGATCGTCGTGCCACTCTTGTTCATTTGCGCGGTACTCGCGATGTGGCGCTGGAAGAAATCCAGGCTCTCGCGCGCAGTGGGTCAGTACGGCGGAGTCATGAACAAGTTGACTGGCACGGGGACGGCACCGCCGAATAGCAAGTTTGAGCCCAACGAACAAAGTCAGTCACAACCATCACACCAAAAATACCCACACGATCGGCTTTAGATCGAATCAGGGTGGAGTTTGTGGCAGACGCCGCGCATACGTTCGGCGTACGGGATGAGATCCTGGGTGGCGGCAGCGTCATCGCCGGATTTGTAACTCGCTAATTGCGGCACGACGCCGTACATGGCTGCGTAGAAGGCATTCGCGAGCCCGGGCATCATTTGATCGTATTCGCCAATGTGGTTGACACCAGACTTGACATATTCGGTGACTACGACCGTCAAATTGATATAGCAGTCAACGTATGGATCTGCGCTGGAATATCCCGGATTAGCGGTGAGGGCCTCTTTCTTATCCGTATAGATAGTGCCGCCGACCGTGCTACTAATCGAATCCAAAGCCGCAGGATCGGCGAACATGAGCCAGTTCTCGCCGACTAAGAACCCACGACCGTCACCGGTGCCGATCTCGATGGTCTCCAAGTAATAATGCAATCCACGAACGTCGAGAAAC is a genomic window containing:
- a CDS encoding sigma-70 family RNA polymerase sigma factor, with the translated sequence MTIASRSAANEVGDAELITAVRGGDRDAFAVLYERHRVSAYHLARQLVTTATEADDVVSESFAKLYDTLLDGRGPDTAFRAYLLTTVRNTFYDAIRRDKKIKFTDDMERHDEGQPFVDTAVESLESSLAAQAFARLPERWQTVLWHTEIEGESPAQVAPIMGMTANGVAALAYRAREGLRQAYLQQHISDTADPACEITTGRLGAWARNGLSKRELAQVEDHLKTCDKCAALAAELADLNSGLRGIVAVLAIGGVGLTAAYLAGGAAAKVGVLTWAGTAGGTALAGGSAVAGSTATGSALIGFAHVNALIGGVGATAGAGAVGAGVAGAGAAVAGGSAAGGGASSAGGFAQFLTYVNPASNLPGFAAAAAGVVVVAAAVAVTVVATSGNSPAPVAETPAAPATSAVAPPTTAQPPAPAPAVVPPPVAPPPAAPPPTVATVPATTPPPPPAPASPTSIATPPPAPITSSPAPITPTPPSVTPVPPVTPPTTTEPPLTDTPDPPVVPESSLSVDSESVLPYPLGPHAHFTLKNTTDQDLTDVTVAVDPGPGYSNWMCFVTFGIWDQTPTAAGDNVADCSGAQLVAVPGALNAGDELRLHIDFYLKDDPAAEPPAELTVTFTSVNDKDIDEKPLVVPIEIRQPDTGANPPAVAAAASPMPNAETTAAPPIVPQASALTPTSNTTSPTSDAALPPVGETSAPAPSAAATDSTTPPADAPVAPESTTPPVSDTPPAAQADSPPATPSAPASQGAPTDAGSATTTDSPAAG